The Humulus lupulus chromosome 4, drHumLupu1.1, whole genome shotgun sequence genome has a window encoding:
- the LOC133831479 gene encoding receptor-like protein kinase FERONIA → MKNTRNKYACLTNIKMILFPFYLFLIIFHNFAYGKPLPYHLVENIALACGSTGKNTTTPDGRSWDGDDNNSIFFHTLEGQNNASVGLPSDLNQRVEDPYKTARLSHSEIKYTIPVVSGPKFIRLHFYASQYGKFDPSKAFFTVKAGQYTLLRYFSTSFSSEDIIVKEFCVTVEHSNLTVTFAPDFSNREAFAFVNGLEVVSMPVDLYFWNQKTAGSLKIIGQDGLYYFNNHTALETVYRLNVGGREIPPSQDTTGFYRKWEGIGSENDYLTKEAWRSTEPVLQANINLRFTAIEDFIAPEDVYRTARSMGADKNANKKYNLTWEFPVDSGFQYMVRLHFCEIVAVMNETGYRLFSIFISNQTAEKPFDVIRWSGGIYVPYYKDYIVLMDIPKKKKLNLSIALQANPDDTMTLFTDAILNGVEIFKLSDFNGNLAGLNPDLVPQAKQPNQPFRKLGNHLAKIIGISIGVVCCVVLLCVIGYLFLRQGRKFKSSGRNSFSSTKSSKTGESSLPFDRCRYFSLAEIIDATNNFEDSFIIGVGGFGNVYKGHVNNGTFPVAIKRLKPESSQGVHEFKTEIETLSHLRHRHLVSLIGYCNEGREMILVYEYMANGTLRDHLYNTGNPPLSWKQRLEICIGAAHGLHHLHTGTKYTIIHRDVKTTNILLDEKWVAKVSDFGLSKTGSANMSKGYLTTVVKGSVGYLDPEYYKRQQLTEKSDVYSFGIVLCEVLCGRQPIVRTAEKGQVSLAEWVQSCYQKGTLREIIDPYLTSNIVPECLKKYGELAVQCMLDNGTERPSMKDIVWSLEFAMQLQQNAEGNGAIGENIVKTMAEEEVTLLKNYSNDSDGSSICSWAYTTESKCSAMTKMISSSQQGSTGDDSRKGMSETVFSEITDYPNGR, encoded by the coding sequence ATGAAAAATACCCGTAACAAATATGCTTGTCTGACCAACATAAAGATGATTCTCTTCCCATTCTACCTCTTCTTAATAATCTTCCACAATTTTGCTTATGGTAAGCCACTTCCTTACCATCTCGTGGAGAACATAGCCCTTGCTTGTGGCTCTACTGGAAAAAACACCACAACACCCGATGGACGAAGCTGGGACGGAGACGACAACAACTCAATTTTTTTTCACACATTAGAAGGCCAAAATAATGCATCAGTTGGCTTACCATCGGATCTTAACCAAAGAGTTGAGGATCCTTACAAAACGGCACGTCTCTCACattctgaaatcaagtacaccaTACCGGTGGTTTCCGGACCGAAGTTCATTCGTCTGCACTTCTACGCATCACAGTACGGAAAATTCGACCCCTCCAAAGCCTTCTTCACCGTAAAAGCCGGACAATACACTCTACTGAGATACTTTAGCACTTCTTTTTCTTCAGAGGACATAATAGTCAAAGAATTCTGTGTAACCGTGGAACATTCAAATTTGACCGTAACTTTTGCTCCGGATTTTTCAAACCGAGAGGCGTTCGCTTTTGTCAACGGACTTGAAGTCGTATCGATGCCCGTCGATCTCTATTTCTGGAACCAAAAAACAGCAGGCAGCCTTAAAATTATTGGACAAGATGGCTTGTACTACTTTAATAACCACACCGCTCTAGAAACTGTGTATCGACTAAATGTTGGTGGACGAGAGATCCCTCCATCCCAGGACACTACCGGTTTCTACCGCAAATGGGAGGGTATCGGAAGCGAAAACGACTACCTGACAAAGGAAGCATGGAGGAGTACTGAACCTGTACTTCAGGCCAATATCAACCTTCGTTTCACAGCTATTGAAGATTTCATCGCACCTGAAGACGTTTACAGAACTGCTCGGTCAATGGGGGCTGATAAAAATGCAAATAAGAAATACAACCTAACTTGGGAATTCCCTGTAGATTCCGGATTTCAATACATGGTAAGGTTGCACTTTTGTGAGATTGTAGCGGTCATGAACGAAACCGGCTACCGGCTTTTTTCAATTTTCATATCAAATCAAACCGCAGAAAAGCCTTTCGACGTGATCCGGTGGAGTGGTGGTATATACGTTCCATATTATAAAGATTACATTGTTTTAATGGATATACCAAAGAAGAAGAAACTAAACCTCTCCATTGCACTGCAAGCAAACCCAGATGATACGATGACTCTCTTCACTGATGCCATCTTGAATGGCGTGGAAATTTTCAAATTAAGCGACTTCAACGGAAATCTCGCCGGTCTGAATCCTGACCTTGTTCCGCAGGCGAAGCAACCAAACCAACCATTTCGGAAGTTGGGAAATCATCTAGCAAAGATTATTGGTATTTCCATTGGTGTAGTTTGCTGCGTTGTCTTGCTCTGCGTAATTGGATACCTATTTCTCCGGCAAGGTAGAAAATTCAAAAGCTCAGGGCGCAATTCCTTCTCCAGTACCAAGTCAAGCAAGACCGGAGAATCATCATTGCCATTTGATCGGTGTCGTTACTTTTCATTGGCTGAGATCATAGACGCCACAAACAACTTCGAAGATAGTTTCATTATTGGGGTTGGAGGATTTGGAAACGTGTATAAAGGGCACGTCAACAATGGGACCTTCCCAGTTGCCATCAAGCGGCTGAAACCCGAGTCATCACAAGGGGTCCACGAGTTCAAGACTGAGATCGAGACGCTCTCCCATCTTCGCCATCGCCACCTAGTTTCTCTGATCGGCTACTGCAACGAAGGTCGCGAGATGATTCTCGTGTACGAATACATGGCCAATGGGACCCTCCGTGACCATCTCTACAACACTGGAAACCCACCTCTTTCCTGGAAACAACGACTCGAGATTTGTATTGGAGCAGCTCATGGATTGCACCATCTCCACACAGGGACAAAGTACACAATTATCCATCGTGACGTCAAAACTACAAATATCCTGCTGGATGAAAAATGGGTGGCCAAGGTTTCAGACTTTGGTTTGTCAAAAACAGGCTCCGCTAACATGTCCAAAGGCTACCTCACCACAGTTGTCAAGGGCAGTGTTGGTTATTTGGATCCGGAATACTACAAGCGTCAACAGCTGACAGAAAAGTCCGACGTTTACTCATTTGGTATTGTCTTGTGCGAAGTCCTATGTGGTAGGCAACCTATAGTAAGGACAGCAGAGAAGGGACAAGTGAGCCTTGCCGAATGGGTACAGAGTTGCTATCAGAAAGGAACACTCCGTGAGATTATTGACCCATATTTGACGAGTAATATTGTACCAGAATGCTTGAAGAAATATGGTGAGTTAGCAGTGCAATGTATGCTGGATAACGGGACCGAAAGACCGTCAATGAAGGACATCGTGTGGAGCCTTGAGTTTGCAATGCAGTTACAGCAGAATGCGGAGGGCAACGGCGCTATTGGTGAGAACATAGTGAAAACAATGGCTGAGGAAGAGGTGACTCTCTTGAAAAATTATAGCAACGACAGCGATGGGTCGTCTATTTGTAGCTGGGCATACACAACTGAGTCAAAATGCAGTGCCATGACTAAAATGATCAGTAGTAGCCAGCAGGGTTCTACTGGAGACGATTCAAGAAAAGGAATGTCTGAGACTGTGTTCTCCGAGATAACTGATTATCCGAATGGGAGATAA